The nucleotide window TAAAAATGGCTTCCCCGGGTATCCAACTCGTTCACCCTGCGGGAAGGAGATTTCTGGTTTTCGAGAAACATACCGATTGCCTGGTCAAGGGTCCGGGCAAAGAGCCCGGCTTTTTCATTGTTGAACGTATTCTTTATATGCTCAAACGATGGCACCAGGGCACAGAATTCACCCAGGGAATCCCAGCGCAGATGCCCCTCTTTTAAAAACTGCTGGACATGCTTGGGCGCCGAACCGCCGGCCCCGGTCTCAAACAGTCCGCCGCCGTTCATCAGCGGCACGATGGACAGCATCTTGGCACTGGTGCCCAGCTCCAGGATCGGGAACAGGTCGGTGAGATAATCACGCAACACATTACCGGTCACGGAAATAGTATCTTCACCCCTTCTGATTCTCTCCAGCGAGAAGCGCATCGCCGCCACCGGCCGCATGATCCGGATATCCAGGCCGCTGGTATCGTGGTGTGGCAGATATTTTTTGACCTTGGCGATGATCTCGGCATCGTGTCCCCTGTTTTGATCCAGCCAGAAGATGGCGGGCACGCCGGTGGCCCTGGCCCTGCTGACCGCCAGCTTGACCCAGTCCCTGATCGGCGCATCCCTGGTCTGACACATCCTGAAGATATCGCCCTGTTCCACGGGCCGGGCCAGCAGGGTCGCGCCGGCCTGGTCAATGATCCTGATCGTGCCGTTGCCCGGCGCCTCAAAGGTCTTGTCGTGGGAACCGTACTCCTCCGCCTTCTGCGCCATCAGGCCGACATTGGCAACGCTCCCCATGGTCGCCGGGTCAAAGGCGCCATGTTTCTGGCAATCTTCAACAACCTCCTGGTAGATGGTGGCATAACACCGGTCCGGCACCATGGCGATGGTATCGTGCAACTGGTGGTCAGGCCCCCACATCCTGCCGCCGTCACGGATAAACACCGGCATGGAGGCATCGATGATCACGTTATTGGGCACATGCAGGTTGGTGATCCCCTTGCTTGAGTCCACCATTGCCAGTTGACAATTTGTTTTATAGACAGCCTGAATATCCGCTTCGATCCCGGCCCGCTGCGCTTCCGGCAGGTTGTCGATCTTGGCATACAGATCACCCAGGCCGTTGTTGACATTGACCCCCAGCTCCTTGATAACCGCACCATGTTTTGCCAGGACGTCTTTATAAAAGACCGAAACGCAATGACCGAACATGATCGGGTCCGAGACCTTCATCATGGTGGCCTTGAGGTGCAGGGACAGCAACAGCCGGTCATCACCGGCCGCCTTGATCTGCTCCTGGTAAAAGGTGCGCAAGGCCCGGACATTCATCACCGCGGCATCGATCACCTCGCCCGCAAGCAGCGCGGTCTTCTCCTTGAGTGTTTTTATCCCGCCGTTATCAGCGACAAACTCGATCCGGACCTCGCATGGATTGTTGACGGTGAGCGATTTTTCACTGGAGTAGAAGTCCCCGCCAATCATGTGGGCGACCCGCGACCTGGAATCAGCGGGCCACTCCTTCATCAGCCGGTGGGGATTCTTCCGGCCGAACCGTTTTACCGCGGCCGCGGCCCTTCGATCAGAGTTGCCCTCCCGCAGGACCGGGTTGACCGCGCTTCCCAGGATCCTGGCAAACCGGGCATGAAGTTCCATCTCCGCCGCGGTTTCCGGCTCCTCGGGATAGTCCGGGATATCATATCCCTGGTCCTGCAACTCCTTGATGGCGCCTTTCAACTGGGGAACCGAGGCGCTGATATTGGGCAGTTTGATGATATTGGTCTCGGGCAGCTTGACCAGCCGGCCCAGTTCGCCGAGATGATCGGCTATTCTCCGGTCCGCGCTCAGGTACTCGGGAAAGGTCGCAATAATTCTGCCGGCAAGGGAGATGTCCCTTGTCTCAAGGCAAAAGGCGGATCCCCTGGTATATGCCCGGAGGATGGGGAGCAGGGAGTAAGTCGCCAGGGCGGGCGCTTCATCGACCTCGGTGTAGATAATCTTCTGGCTTGCCATCTGTTTTCCTTGGTAGTTATGTGGTATCGATAGAGGGGCTTAAACTCAAAGGGTGCAAGACGAGAAGAGAGCATTAGCATATACCCCTTGGGATTGCAAACATGATGAACTGGCAATAAGCACTGATGTTTCAAATGCCGCCAGAAAAAAGCAACGATTTACGACATGAAACACGTCCGTTGAGCGATTTTTGCGAGACCGACAAACCAGCATGGCTGGACCATATTTGCCCAGCCACAACGAAACAATGAAAGGCGTCACGCCGGCACGGCAAGGCCGGCGCCTGGGGACGACTTTCATATAACCATGATATTGGCAGGAGCCCTGATGGATAAGACCGGTTTCACGGCCCTGCGGCAGGCGGTGCGGGAGATCTGCTTCCCTTCATCCTGCCTGGGCTGCGCCGCCTCCCTGGCCGGTCGCAGTCCGCCCTATTTCTGTCCCGCTTGCGCCCGGGAGATCATTGCCGTTCGCCAACCCTTCTGTCCTGTCTGCGGCCGGCCCTTTTTTTCCGCCTCCGGCCCGGGCCATCTCTGCGGAACCTGCCTGGCCACTGGCCGGAACTTCAGCCGGGCCCGGGCCGTGGCCCTGTACCAGGGCGCCCTGGTACAGGCGATTCACACCTTTAAATACACCGGCCACACCGGTGGTCTTTCTTCCTTTGCCGTGTTGAAGGATCTGCTGGGACCGGGAGACCTGCTGCGGCCGGACCTGATTGTTCCGGTGCCGCTTCACCCCAGGCGTCTGAAGGAGCGCGGTTTCAACCAGGCCCTGTTGCTGGCCCGGGCCTTTTTCCCGGCCCGGCGCCATCGTATTGTTGCCGCCCTTTTGCAACGAAAGCGGTATACCCCGCCCCAGACCACTCTCTCCGGCCCGGCCCGGCGCAAGAACGTCCGCTCCGCCTTCCGGGTCAAGGCGCCGGCGCAACTGGTCGGCCAGACCGTTCTCCTGGTGGATGATGTCTATACCACCGGGGCCACGGTGGATGAATGTGCGCGGGTCCTGGTCCGGGCCGGGGCCCGCAAGGTGGAGGTCTTGACCCTGGCCCGGGTGAACGAGGAGATGTGAGCCGGACCTGGTTTTGCCTGGCTAACCAGTGGAATGTTTCAGGGGCAAATTTTTCTGCTTTTCGGTTCGGAATACTACATTGTGGTATCTCTTTGTTCTCGAACGGTTTTCCCGGGGCTGATCCAAACAGAATCTAAACAGTATCTTAATAAAAAGTGGGATTCAGAGAAATCGAGAGTAATATGAAGCAATATGGAGCATGGTGGAGATAACATAAATGTACGCCCTGTTGATAACTTGCCAGCCCCGCTCATAACTCCACAGTATCATACCATAAATTTCTTGTTCGGTAAAAAGATCGATTTATTGGGGGATTAGGAGGGGCGCCTTGCGGAACTCCGGCAAAATCAGCACATAGAACCCCTGTTGAAAACTTCCCGGCCGCGGAAAGGAAAATTTTCGAAAATCATCTTTGACAGTAATGGAGAGTTTAACTAAAAGACATGCTGGCAAACAGGAACGGAAACATATGTCTGTTTGCTCTTCTTGAGTTGACCTCTCTAGCTCTTAACAAGGTAGCTGTTTTTCAAGATGATCGACCTGCTTTGAGGAATTGAAAGCCGTCCACCTGCTTTGGTCTCCGGGCACCCGGCGGTCCTGGTTGGCGGCCCTGTTCCGGAGGACATCCGTTTAACCTTATGTATAGATAATGTGGAGCGTTTTCTTATGCTGTGGGAGAAGGTAAAAGAATCTTTGCGGGATGTCATGTCCGAAACCACGCACTGCCTGTGGATCGAGCCGCTCGTCTGTTCCGGTTCTGATGATGAATCGATCCTTGAGCTTGCCTGTCCTGATCGTTTTTTCACCACCTGGGTTGCTGATAATTACCTGGCCCGGATCCGGCAGGCCGCAACGGAACTCGCCAACGGTCCGGTCACCGTCCGGCTGGTTACCGGGCCGTTGGCCAAGGCCGAGACCCGGCAACAGTTGCGGCTGCCCTCGATGCCAACGGCAAAATCGTGTATCCGGTCCCTGCATCCGCGCTACACCTTTGACGAGTTCATGGTGGGCGAGAGCAACTACCTGGCCCAGTCCGCCTGCCGGGCCATTGCCAGCGGGGATACCTCGCTGGGCTCCCTGCTCTACATAAATGCCGGTACCGGCCTGGGCAAGAGCCATCTCACCCATGCCGTGGCCCATAACATCATCAGCCATTCGCCGGGTGCCCGGCTCCATTATCTCACTGCCCAGCAGTTCAGCGCCGAGATGGTCTGCGGAATCAGGGCCAACCGGATGGATAGTTTTAAGGAAAAGTATCATAACCACTGCGACATCCTGCTGCTCGACGATGTTCATGCCCTGACCGGCAAGGTCAAGACCCAGGAGGAGTTGAACGAATTGCTTGATGTGCTCCTCAAATCGGGCAAGCGGATTATTCTCACCGGCTCCCAGGCACCCCGCGATCTGTCCAATATCGACCTTGGCATCCGTTCCCGGATGTCGGCCGGGCTGCTGGCCACGATCAACCCGCCGGACCTCAAGACCAGGAGGCTGATCATCCGGCGCAAGGCGGCGAACTGCAACCTGAGCCTGGACGATGAATTGATCGATTTTCTCGCCCAGCAGATCAAGGGCGACATTCGCCTGGTGGAGAGTGCCATCGTCGGCCTGAAGGCCAAGTCCTCATTGATGAAGGCTGCGCCCGATTTCAAGATGGCCCGGGATATCGTGGAGGAACTTATCGGCCGCAGCCAGGAGTTGAGCGCAGAGAGTATCCGTGATTTCATGGCCGCCCAGTTCAAGATCAGCGTTGACGACCTGACCTCCAGATCGCGCAAGAGGTCCATCGCCTTTCCCCGGCAGCTCTCCATGTTCCTGGCCCGCAGGTATACGGAGCAGGGACTGGCCGATATCGGCAAGGCGTTTAACCGCGACCACTCCACGGTGCTCCATTCAATCAAGGTGATTACCGGGGCCATGGCCAGAAACAGCAGTGTCCGCGGCCAGGTGGAGATGCTTGCCAAAAAGTTGACAAGGTAAGGGGAGATCCCCTGGAAACGATCGTTTCCAGACCAGGGAAATTAAAGTTGTCAGTCTTTTTCAATCTTTTAAGTTTTTTCTGCCCTCTGTCTTCTGTCCTCTGTCCTCTGATTTAGAAATACACCCCTTTCACCGCTGCCGGGTCCATGGCCGCGGCTTTGCCCCGGGCAATGGCCGCGGCCAGTTGCCGGGCGGTCCTGGTCATATCGTTGATCCCGATCCCTTGCCAGCCGAAGCCGCAGATAAACAGTCCCGGCAGTTCCTGCATCAGCCTGGCGCGCCAGGCCCGGAGGCGGGCGTGGCCAGTCTCCGGTTGGGGAATGCCGTTGCCCGGCCGCAGGACCCTGGTAAAGCAGGGCGGTTCCGGCAGATGGAGGAGTTGTTTGAGATCAGCATGGGCCTGTTCAACCAGTTCGCGGTCGGACAGGGACAGTTTTTCCGGATGGCGCCGGCCGCCGACCAGCACCTCGACCAGCACCCGGCCGTCCGGGGCCCGGCCGGGAAACATATGGGTGGAGAACAGGGCGCCCAGGGCAAAGCGCTTTTCCTGCTCCGGGGCCAGGTAACCGAAGCCAAATGGTATTTGCGCCGACCGGGTAAAGCCCATGAGTATGTTGACGATTCGGGCCTCGACCAGGGGCGGGCCCGGGGCGGGATAACCCGAGGCCGCGAGCAGGGCCATGCCCTGGTTCACGGACAGGGCGAGCGCCAGCGCCTGGGCAGTATGGGTCCCGCCGCCCGCGTTTATCTGCCAGCCCCCTTTTTCGGTAACCCGGATCCGTTCCGCCTCGGCTCCATAGCGGATATCCTTGTCCCGGGCCAGGACTTCCACCAGCCTGGTCATCCCCTGGGGAAAACTGACCATGGCCGGCAGGCCGCTCTTTTTTTTGCCCTGTTTCCTTTTTTCTTTCCTTTTCTTGATAACTCCCCGGATTACTGAACCATATTCTTTTTCCAGGTTCCGCGCCCCAGGCATCACCGCATCAATGGAGAGCCGATCGAAGTCGCCGGCATAGGTGCCGGTAAACACCGCGTCGGCAAAGGGCAGGAGCGCCGGGCCGAAGCGGTGGCTTATCCATTGGCTCACCGTTGGTTCGCCGGAGAGCGGTTTTTGCCGGAGTTCGGCCAGGACCCGGAGCTTGGCCGAAAAGGGGAGCAGCGACGAGGCGATGATCCGGCCCGGGCTCTGGGGGATCATCCTGAGCCGGCCGTTAAGGCAGACATAGCGGACAAAACTGGCCAGGGGCGCCCGCTGGGCCTCCTGGTCCAGGCCGGTGTCAATCAGGAGTTCATTGCTTGCCGCCGAGTTGTCCAGGAAACCGTGGGGCCCCCATTCGGCCAGATAGCCGTCCCGGCTGAAGGAGCGGATCGCGCCGCCGGGCCGGTCCGCCTTTTCCAGGAGCAGGACCTTGGCCCGGGGCCGTTGTTTCTGGAAAAAATGGGCCAGGGCCAGACCCGAGAGCCCGCTGCCGATGATGATCAGGTCGTAAGGCTGTTTCATTACGTATGGTTTTTCCTTATAATTCCGGTCCGGTACCCAGCCCGTTATGGGTTACCGTAACCGTTGTCCCGGTGGTGATGATTTCAACCCAGCCGCCATCCTTGAGCATGCCGGGATTTATGACCAGGGTCCGGCCGATCCGGTCATGGGCCCGGGCCTCGTGGATATGGCCGGTGAGACAGAGGGCTGGCTGGTGTTCCTCGATAAAGGCCCGGACCGCGCTGCTGCCCACATGGACGCCGTTGGCCAGCACATCGGTTTTGCTGCGCAACGGCGGGGCATGGGAGACCAGGATTTTTTCCAGGGCCCGGTCCACCTGGGCGGCGCCGCTGTCAAGAAGCGCGGTCAGCTCCTGCTCGCTGAATTCAAGGGGGGTGTTAAAAGGGGTCTGGTTGGAGCCGCCCACCCCGATGAGACCGATCTCCCCGAAAAGAACACCCCGGCCGTGCAGACCGACCCCCTGTTCTTTAAGAAAATCGTCCACCTCCGGCTGGTCCATATTGCCGGGCAGGGCCAGCACCCTGCGGTTGCGGGCCATGATCCGTTCCAGCACCGTTTCGGCATCCTGCCTGCCCCCGAAGTTGGTAAAGTCGCCGGTGATTATCACCAGGTCGGCGCGGTCGAGACCGGGGATGGTCTCAATACCGCTCAGGTCCATATGGATGTCGCCGAATGCCACGATTCGCATTGTTGTTCCCTCCGTTGGGTCAAGGAGCACTCCGTTCGGAAGCTCCTTGCGTAAACATTCAGTACCCCCCCTCCTGTCGGGAAAAGGGTTTTCTTCTACCAACGGCCGCTCCTTTGAGAAGGGCCGGCTGTTCATAAACAGGCTATCAAGCAGGAACTCGCTTCGCCGCGGCGGCGATTCGGAATCCATAAGCATATCCTGCCGAAGTTGTTTCAAATTCCGCTTTTGCCGTCACGGCCGCGGCTCAGGGTCCGCTACACCGTTCGGTATAAGAAAACCCCTTTCCCGGTCCAATCTCAAACGTACGGGGTTTATCGAAACCTTACCTCCTTGCTGACATCACAGGTGCTTGACAGGCCCGGGATGATGATTATCGTTACTCTCGTCCTCGGCCCGGCGGTTTTTGCCGGATCAGAGGTCTGCCGCCATGGCCGTATTCTCATCCAGATCAGTGAAAAAATCAATAGAATGAGCGCGTTCGCCCGCATCATAAAAAAGAAGAGGTAGCTGCCCATGACCACACCGAAGATCACCATTGAGACCAAGGAGTTCCAGGCTGAAGTCAAGAAGCTGCTGGATATCGTGATCCATTCCCTTTATACCGAACGGGATATCTTTGTCCGCGAATTGATCTCCAACGCGGCCGACGCCCTGGAGAAGTTCCGGCACCAGAGTCTGTTGGCGGAAGAGGTCTTTGACAGCCACCTGCCCCTGGAAATCAACATCGACCTTGATGACAAGCAGCATACCCTGACCATCATTGACACCGGCATCGGTATGACCCGGGAGGAACTGGAGCACAATCTGGGCACCATTGCCCACTCCGGTTCCAACACCTTCCTCTCCCAACTGGCCGAGGCGGCCAAGAAAGACGTCAGCCTGATCGGCCAGTTCGGGGTCGGTTTTTATTCGGCTTTCATGGCCGGGAAAAAGGTTACGGTCCAGTCACGTTCCTATAAACCGGATGAAGAGGGCCATGAGTGGGTCTCCGACGGTGCGGGCAGCTACACCCTGAGCCCGGCCCCGGGCATCAGGCGCGGTACCAGGATCATCGTTGAGCTGAAGGATGATGCCCGCCAGTATGCCGAGCCCGAGACGATCAAGCGGATTATCAAGCAATATTCAAATTTCGTCCCCTTTCCGATCAAGGTCGGCGGCGATAAGATCAATACCGTCCAGGCCCTTTGGACCCGTAACAAGAACGAGATCAAGGACCAGGAGTACACCGAGTTCTATAAGTTCATCGGCAATGCCTTTGACGAGCCATTTTATCGGCTCCATTTTTCCGCTGATGCGCCCCTGGCGATCAATGCCCTGCTTTTCGTGCCCAGGGAAAATCTTGAACAGATGGGTTTCGGTCGGATTAAATCCGGGGTCAACCTCTATTGCCAGAAGGTGCTGATTGAGCAGCACAGTGAAAATATCCTGCCGGAATGGCTCCGTTTTTTGAAAGGGGTGGTGGACAGCGAGGACATGCCGCTCAATATCTCCCGCCAGGCCCTGCAGGACAGCAGCCTGGTGGCCAAGATAAAAAAGGTCATTACCAAGCGGTTTCTGAAGTTTCTGGCTGAACAGGCCCGGGATGACCATGAAAAATACCTCCGCTTCTGGAAGAATTTCGGCTTTTTTTTCAAGGAAGGGATTACCTCGGATTTCACCTATCGGGAGGAGTTGGCCCTGCTGCTCAGATTCGAATCATCCAAGTCCGCGCCCGGGACGCCCATCTCCCTGGCCGACTATGTGCAACGGATGGGGGAGGAGCAGAAAGAGATTTATTATATCAACGGTCCTGATCGGGCGACCATCGAGTCCGGGCCTTATATCGAGGCCTTTCGCCAACAGGATATCGAGATCCTTTATACCCTGGAGCCCATTGACGACTTTGTCATGAGTCATCTGGGAGAATTCCAGGACAAGAAGCTGGTTTCCGCGGACCGGGCCGATCTTGAGTTGCCTGGGTTGAAAAAGGAAGAAGCCGCCCAAGAGACCGGGGCGACGGACAGTGGCGAACCGATGACCGAGGAGGCAATCGCTGCTTTTTCCAAATGGATGAAGGAGTCGCTCGGCGACCGGGTCAAGGAGGTGGTCGCCTCCAACCGGTTGGTGGACAGCCCGGCCATGGTGGTCAACCCGGACGGGTTCATGACCAGCACCATGGAACGGGTGCTCCAGGCGGCAAATTTTTCCCAGGGCAAGGAGAGCCCCGGGGTCAGCGCCAAGAACCTGGAGATCAACACCCGCCACCCCTTGATCAGAAATCTGGCCGTGCTGCGTGACCAGGACCAGGAACTGGCCGGGAGCATGGCCGAGCAGATCCTGGACAATGCCTTGATCCAGGCCGGGCTGGTGGTTGATTCGCGCAAGATGGTGGAGCGCAGCTACCGGATCCTGGAGCGGTTGACCAACACTCAATAATTTTGTAACCGTTCTTGCGGGTCGAAATCCCGGCGGATTGCTCCGGCGTTGTAACCCCATCGGCCGGGCCGTCCAGGAGCAGGGCCGCGGATATTATACCGCAAGGGCATAAGTTTCGTTTGAGTTCGCCCAGGCAGACCCAACTCAGCTTTATGTTGAAAAAGGGTACTGATCGGGATATTCTTGCCCTGCCTGGGGCAAGTGGTTGCCGGGCGCCTTTTTTGCCATTGCCGCTGCCGATGGCTGTTGCGGCCTTATTGTGCTATCTAGTGTCCGTCCAGAAATGAGCAATTTTGTTCAAGATCAAGGATCGCGAAAAAAATAACCGGAGTCATATAAATGATATTACGAGGATTATTTTTTGAGCATGACGCCGAGATTGGGCGAAAGGGCCATTTCTGGATGGGCACTATCTACTCCTGGAGATTATTGAATGTATTCGCATCGTAAAGGGTTGCCGCTCCTCTTCCTCTTTTTTATTGCCATCCTTGCGGGCGGCTGTTCCTTCCACCATGAACCGGTCCGTCATCTGGCCTCGGACGCGGCCCTGATCGTGCCGGGCCAGACCAGTAAACAGGAGGTTCTCGCCTATCTCGGCGAGCCGGATGAACGGCGACAGGCGGAAAACGGCGAAGAGGTATGGATCTACGTCCAAGTCACGGAGAGCTTCCTGCGTAAGGCCCCCTATATCGGCAAGAGGCTGGGTTCCGAGGAGTACAATGTAATGAATATCTCCTTTGCCGGGAATATCGTTACCTCCTGCGTCTACCGGTTATTCAACGAGGAAGAATACCAGCCGAACGGGAAAAAGGAGTGAGCCTGGCTAATAATTTCGAAAAGGCCCGGCAGCGGATGGTGAGTGAACAACTCGTCCGCCGGTCCATTGATGATCCAAGGGTGCTGGCGGCCATGGCCAAGGTGCCGCGTCATCTCTTTGTCGAGGATGCCCTCCGCGGCCAGGCCTACGGTGATTATCCCCTGCCCATCGGCCGGGGCCAGACCATCTCCCAGCCCTTTATCGTCGCCCTGATGACCCAGGCCTTAAAACTTGCCGGCCACGAACGGGTGCTCGAGATCGGCACCGGCTCCGGTTATCAGGCCGCGATTCTCTCCCTGCTCTGTGAAAAGGTCTTTACCGTCGAACGGATCGATACCCTGCTCGTCCGGGCCCGAACGGTGTTTGATCAACTCCATTACATCAATATCCTTTCCCGGCTGGACGACGGCACGGTTGGCTGGGCCGAGCACAGCCCCTTTGACGCGATCATGGTCACCGCCGGCGGTCCCAGGGTGCCGGAACCCCTGTTGGAGCAACTCGCCGACCCCGGGAGGCTGGTCATCCCGGTGGGTGACCGCCATGGCCAGGAGCTGATCCTGGTGCGCAAGGAACATGGCGCGACCAGCCGGGAGGTTATTGAAAATGTCCGTTTTGTGGATCTGGTGGGGGCCCATGGCTGGTAAAACGAGCAACAAAGAGGCTGCTGTTGTTGCCGTGGCGGCAGAACCGGGCTGGTTCCGGCGGCTCTACGACCGCTGCCTGGCATGGGTGCAGACCCCGTACGGCTTGTGGGCCCTTTTTTTGATCGCCGTGGCTGAGTCCTCTTTTTTCCCCATCCCGCCGGATGTCTTTCTGATCGTCCTGGCCGTTGCCACCCCGAAAAAGGCCTTCCGCTATGCCGGGATCTGCGCGGTCGGCTCGGTGCTGGGCGGGGCCCTGGGCTACGGGCTCGGGCTCGGGTTCATGGATACCGTGGGGGTGCGGATTCTCGACTGGTACGGACTCCAGGCCAAGTTTGCCGAGGTCCAGGAGCTGTATCAACGGTATGACGTCTGGGCGGTCGGCGCTGCCGGGTTCACCCCGCTGCCCTATAAATTGTTCACCATTACCGCCGGTGCCTTTCAGCTCAACTTTTTCACCTTCATCCTGGTTTCGTTGATCTCGCGCTCGGCCCGCTTCTTCCTGGTGGCCGCCTTTATCTACCGGTTCGGCGCCCCGGTCCGGACCTTTGTCGAACGTTATTTCAACATTCTCTCCATCCTGTTCTTCATCCTGCTCATCGGCGGCTTCCTGGTGGTCAGGTGGCTGGTCTGATTTTCCCTGTCTGCACGGGACGGGGTGACAGCGGGGTTTGCAATCGGGCCGCAAGCCTGCGCACCTGCTTCATTGTCTCTTCCGGGTTCGCGGTTGTGAATATTCGGTTGGCCAGCACCACCCGGCCGTTGATGATCACGGTGCGCACATCGCCACCCCCGGCCCCGTAGACCAGCAGATCGGGATGGTAGAAGGGGGTCAGGTGCGGCCGGCTGAGATCGATCATGATCAGGTCGGCCTGTTTTCCCGGGGCCAGGCTGCCGATCCGGCCACCCAGTCCGAGAATTCCGGCGCCACCGGTGCAGGCCATGGCCAGCACCCGTCCGGCCGGCAGCACGGTGGGATCTTTTTTGCTGACCTTGTGCAGCTTGGCAATGAGGTTCATCTCCCGGAACAGATCCAGGATATTGTTGCTGGCGCTGCCATCGGTGCCCAGTCCAACCGGGATTCCCTGGCCGAGCATCTCCGGCAGCGGCGCGATCCCGGCGGCGAGTTTCATGTTGCTGGTCGTACAGGCACTGACCCCGGCCCCGCTTTGGGCCAGGATAGTCAGGTCGTCCGGTTTCAGCCATGTGCAATGGACGCAGACCGTGTCCCGGTCCAGGACCCCCAGCCCGGCGAGATAGTTTAAGGGCGAGACCCCGTGCTCTGCGTGGATCTGTTCGGTTTCGGCCCTGGTTTCGGCCAGGTGGATGAAGAAGGGCGCCTTCCGGGCCCGGGCCGCGGCCTTGGCCTTTCTGATGGTCGCTGCCGCGCAGGTATAGGGCGAGTGACAGAATATTGCCGGGGTGATCAGCGGGTCCTTCCCCTGCCAGGCATCAATGAACCGGGCCGCCATTGCCACGTTATCCGCCGGGTCCGGCACACCGGGTGCGGGGAAGTCGATCACTCCCTGGGCTGCCACCGCCCGCAGGCCGGTATCCCGGAAGGCCCGCGCGGCCTGGTCTTCATGGAAATAGCTGTCCGCGATACAGGTGATCCCGGCCCGGATCATTTCCAGGGCCGCCAGTTTGGAGCACCAGTAGACCATCTCCGGGGTAACGCTTCCGGCCTCGGCCGGAAAGATATGTTCGTTCAGCCAGGTCATCAGTTCCAGGTCGTCGGCCAGGCCGCGGAACAGGGTCATGGCCGCATGGGTGTGGCTGTTGACCAGGCCGGGCATCACCAGGCAATTATCGCCGGCAATGGTCTGCCGGGCCCGGATCGCGGCCGGCAGTTCGGCCATGGGCCCCAGTGCCTGGATAACGGTGCCCCGGACCAGGAGATACCCGTTGTGGATTGGCCCGGGCTGGTCCGGGTTCAGGGTGAGAACCGTGGCATTGGTGATCAGGATATCGTTGACAAGGGGTTGAGCGGTCATGGGCGGCTAATCCATGGTGATGGTTTTTATAAAAAAACGGGATGCACCGATACCGGCCATGGTACCATATTCACGGCTGCCGGTAAAAATGCTTTTC belongs to Desulfobacterales bacterium and includes:
- the dnaA gene encoding chromosomal replication initiator protein DnaA; amino-acid sequence: MSETTHCLWIEPLVCSGSDDESILELACPDRFFTTWVADNYLARIRQAATELANGPVTVRLVTGPLAKAETRQQLRLPSMPTAKSCIRSLHPRYTFDEFMVGESNYLAQSACRAIASGDTSLGSLLYINAGTGLGKSHLTHAVAHNIISHSPGARLHYLTAQQFSAEMVCGIRANRMDSFKEKYHNHCDILLLDDVHALTGKVKTQEELNELLDVLLKSGKRIILTGSQAPRDLSNIDLGIRSRMSAGLLATINPPDLKTRRLIIRRKAANCNLSLDDELIDFLAQQIKGDIRLVESAIVGLKAKSSLMKAAPDFKMARDIVEELIGRSQELSAESIRDFMAAQFKISVDDLTSRSRKRSIAFPRQLSMFLARRYTEQGLADIGKAFNRDHSTVLHSIKVITGAMARNSSVRGQVEMLAKKLTR
- the hemG gene encoding protoporphyrinogen oxidase; the protein is MKQPYDLIIIGSGLSGLALAHFFQKQRPRAKVLLLEKADRPGGAIRSFSRDGYLAEWGPHGFLDNSAASNELLIDTGLDQEAQRAPLASFVRYVCLNGRLRMIPQSPGRIIASSLLPFSAKLRVLAELRQKPLSGEPTVSQWISHRFGPALLPFADAVFTGTYAGDFDRLSIDAVMPGARNLEKEYGSVIRGVIKKRKEKRKQGKKKSGLPAMVSFPQGMTRLVEVLARDKDIRYGAEAERIRVTEKGGWQINAGGGTHTAQALALALSVNQGMALLAASGYPAPGPPLVEARIVNILMGFTRSAQIPFGFGYLAPEQEKRFALGALFSTHMFPGRAPDGRVLVEVLVGGRRHPEKLSLSDRELVEQAHADLKQLLHLPEPPCFTRVLRPGNGIPQPETGHARLRAWRARLMQELPGLFICGFGWQGIGINDMTRTARQLAAAIARGKAAAMDPAAVKGVYF
- a CDS encoding NADP-dependent isocitrate dehydrogenase — encoded protein: MASQKIIYTEVDEAPALATYSLLPILRAYTRGSAFCLETRDISLAGRIIATFPEYLSADRRIADHLGELGRLVKLPETNIIKLPNISASVPQLKGAIKELQDQGYDIPDYPEEPETAAEMELHARFARILGSAVNPVLREGNSDRRAAAAVKRFGRKNPHRLMKEWPADSRSRVAHMIGGDFYSSEKSLTVNNPCEVRIEFVADNGGIKTLKEKTALLAGEVIDAAVMNVRALRTFYQEQIKAAGDDRLLLSLHLKATMMKVSDPIMFGHCVSVFYKDVLAKHGAVIKELGVNVNNGLGDLYAKIDNLPEAQRAGIEADIQAVYKTNCQLAMVDSSKGITNLHVPNNVIIDASMPVFIRDGGRMWGPDHQLHDTIAMVPDRCYATIYQEVVEDCQKHGAFDPATMGSVANVGLMAQKAEEYGSHDKTFEAPGNGTIRIIDQAGATLLARPVEQGDIFRMCQTRDAPIRDWVKLAVSRARATGVPAIFWLDQNRGHDAEIIAKVKKYLPHHDTSGLDIRIMRPVAAMRFSLERIRRGEDTISVTGNVLRDYLTDLFPILELGTSAKMLSIVPLMNGGGLFETGAGGSAPKHVQQFLKEGHLRWDSLGEFCALVPSFEHIKNTFNNEKAGLFARTLDQAIGMFLENQKSPSRRVNELDTRGSHFYLALYWARALAGQNEDNDLRTRFAGIARQLGDNEEKIVNELNGAQGRPVDINGYYRPDREKTSRAMRPS
- a CDS encoding ComF family protein, whose protein sequence is MDKTGFTALRQAVREICFPSSCLGCAASLAGRSPPYFCPACAREIIAVRQPFCPVCGRPFFSASGPGHLCGTCLATGRNFSRARAVALYQGALVQAIHTFKYTGHTGGLSSFAVLKDLLGPGDLLRPDLIVPVPLHPRRLKERGFNQALLLARAFFPARRHRIVAALLQRKRYTPPQTTLSGPARRKNVRSAFRVKAPAQLVGQTVLLVDDVYTTGATVDECARVLVRAGARKVEVLTLARVNEEM
- a CDS encoding metallophosphoesterase gives rise to the protein MDSESPPRRSEFLLDSLFMNSRPFSKERPLVEENPFPDRRGGTECLRKELPNGVLLDPTEGTTMRIVAFGDIHMDLSGIETIPGLDRADLVIITGDFTNFGGRQDAETVLERIMARNRRVLALPGNMDQPEVDDFLKEQGVGLHGRGVLFGEIGLIGVGGSNQTPFNTPLEFSEQELTALLDSGAAQVDRALEKILVSHAPPLRSKTDVLANGVHVGSSAVRAFIEEHQPALCLTGHIHEARAHDRIGRTLVINPGMLKDGGWVEIITTGTTVTVTHNGLGTGPEL